From one Lasioglossum baleicum chromosome 11, iyLasBale1, whole genome shotgun sequence genomic stretch:
- the LOC143213609 gene encoding uncharacterized protein LOC143213609 gives MSQAYMHACERAELLGLPIPSEEEWKETQRIEEENRANDEDDDATMQHLETSDEAAQRVSGGLDELNSILHVTQKKINRFKTVCGSLSTLLKVRVGSRHSTPDHKATERNHNETEQISNEAEANDEELTVDLSEDKAEIVKSEPTQPKLLDLNKKMGSHLDKLDSLITKAENAQYSMQHQNKQMKKFLKK, from the exons ATGTCTCAGGCTTATATGCACGCGTGCGAACGAGCGGAATTGCTAGGGTTGCCGATACCGAGTGAAGAGGAGTGGAAAGAGACGCAGAGGATAGAAGAGGAAAATCGTGCAAATGATGAGGACGATGACGCGACGATGCAG CACCTGGAGACCTCCGACGAAGCCGCACAACGAGTCAGCGGCGGATTAGACGAATTAAACAGTATTCTGCACGTGACGCAGAAGAAGATTAACAGATTCAAG ACCGTATGCGGCAGTCTGAGTACCTTGCTGAAAGTGAGAGTTGGATCTAGACATAGTACACCAGATCACAAGGCCACCGAACGAAATCACAACGAGACGGAGCAGATTAGCAATGAAGCAGAAGCGAACGACGAAGAATTAACAGTAGATTTATCAGAGGATAAAGCAGAGATTGTAAAATCTGAACCAACGCAGCCGAAACTATTAGACCTGAACAAAAAAATGGGATCGCATTTAGACAAGTTGGATTCCCTTATCACGAAAGCTGAGAATGCTCAATACAGTATGCAGCATCAAAATAAACAGATGAAAAAATTCCTGAAGAAATGA
- the LOC143213599 gene encoding dolichyl pyrophosphate Man9GlcNAc2 alpha-1,3-glucosyltransferase-like isoform X1, protein MPGSQQVILIFLFALLLRWCITYHSHSGQGEPPMFGDYEAQRHWQEITYNLPVEKWYINTTDNDLQYWGLDYPPLTAYHSFLIGYVANNIDPSYITLHESRGLSSESHKYFMRLTVLTADVLIYLPAIIYFVLNNQASRTETKETNVFGFDRKHIVLLTTLIYPGQILIDHGHFQYNCISLGLYIGAVAAILQNSFVVGSVLFVSALNYKQMELYHALPIFFYILGRYLPPKGFCLSNLARLLYISFTVVFTFFITWLPFVKNLKLLTMVALRLFPITRGLFEDKVANVWCAVNVLYKLRDTFTNAQLATICLAATTAAALPSCIDVYLKPRKERFVISHINCALAFFLFSFQVHEKSILLVAIPVLLHFQDDPFPCFWFLIISHFSMLPLFMKDNLYLAYWITLIFYTLATLWMYPDILSCEKQMVDETQKLRKQAKVKLSRSSKSKSLFTRLKKDVIYYCENHFSAFLKYDLWLVRLFYGSVIGVIALSIVSGFLEPPKKYPDLFPLLISVYSCGHFIVFYLYFNYKQLCV, encoded by the coding sequence ATGCCAGGGAGCCAGCAGGTTATATTAATTTTCCTGTTCGCACTCCTTCTGAGATGGTGCATTACATACCATTCCCATAGCGGTCAAGGGGAACCCCCAATGTTCGGAGACTATGAGGCGCAACGACATTGGCAGGAGATAACGTATAATTTGCCCGTTGAAAAATGGTATATCAATACTACAGACAATGATTTACAGTACTGGGGATTAGATTATCCTCCTTTAACGGCTTATCATAGTTTTTTAATTGGCTACGTCGCTAACAACATCGATCCTTCGTACATTACGCTACACGAATCGAGAGGACTCTCCTCGGAGAGCCACAAATATTTCATGAGGCTCACAGTTTTAACAGCAGATGTTTTAATCTATTTGCCAGCAATAATTTACTTTGTATTAAACAATCAAGCATCGAGAACAGAAACTAAAGAGACTAACGTATTTGGCTTCGATAGAAAGCATATTGTTCTTCTAACGACGCTGATATATCCAGGGCAAATATTAATAGACCATGGTCATTTTCAgtataattgtatttctttagggCTCTATATCGGAGCTGTCGCAGCCATCCTCCAAAATTCATTCGTTGTTGGATCAGTTTTATTCGTATCTGCTCTAAATTATAAACAAATGGAGCTTTACCATGCACTGccaatttttttctacattctTGGTAGATATTTGCCTCCCAAAGGATTTTGTTTATCCAATTTGGCGAGGTTGTTGTACATATCGTTTACggtagtttttacatttttcatcaCATGGTTGCCCTTTGTCAAGAATTTAAAATTACTTACCATGGTTGCGCTTCGATTGTTTCCGATCACCAGAGGGCTGTTCGAAGATAAAGTAGCCAACGTTTGGTGCGCAGtgaatgttttatataaattacGAGACACTTTCACGAACGCGCAACTAGCTACGATCTGTTTGGCAGCGACAACAGCTGCGGCTCTACCGAGTTGCATAGATGTATATTTAAAACCGCGAAAAGAGAGATTCGTGATTTCTCATATCAACTGCGCTTTAGCATTTTTCCTGTTCTCATTCCAAGTCCATGAAAAATCAATTCTGCTCGTTGCGATCCCAGTATTGTTGCACTTTCAGGATGATCCGTTCCCGTGCTTCTGGTTCCTAATAATTTCGCATTTTAGCATGTTACCTTTGTTCATGAAagataatttatatttagcttatTGGATAACACTAATCTTTTACACTCTGGCTACTCTTTGGATGTACCCTGATATACTCAGCTGCGAGAAACAAATGGTCGACGAAACACAAAAGTTGCGAAAGCAAGCCAAAGTCAAACTATCGAGGAGCAGTAAGAGTAAATCACTTTTCACAAGACTGAAGAAAGATGTAATATATTATTGCGAGAATCATTTTAGCGCCTTTTTAAAGTACGATCTCTGGCTAGTCAGACTATTTTATGGTTCAGTTATAGGAGTGATAGCATTGTCTATCGTTAGCGGTTTCTTAGAACCTCCGAAGAAATATCCGGATCTATTTCCATTATTAATTTCCGTATATTCCTGTGGACATTTTATTGTATTCTatctatatttcaattataagcAACTCTGTGTATAA
- the LOC143213595 gene encoding SUN domain-containing ossification factor isoform X1 produces the protein MKIHITFVYWTLLFISVASSALLFVIVASENSESNYYSSVRKNESSEIYDNDTLESVENDTLESSGIPVVKLKNARKLEPNYEDYYQEQIPESPHSFETIANSETKRKENPYKDVDIVAESLPQQPNLSHGISGTEQAAVLTLVDTAAAELQSLVDPKFTTEFSRARIYGKNSSLLTKTTKLGQEAKKEEIEISSTPMPSTILEESERTNKSIEEELLSNDERTSEGVVVVRAEQGAIIIDETEILENEDKILPEEVAKVDKIVTTAPELSDSDVKGRLMGHTRDEAPAIVIGEEIVPVGSPDPHEDIPSFNEWTQKRLEEAEKKKTHSNASVQNSGTPARSTSGMKVRSKNYASPDCGAKIVATNPEARSARSVLASTRDEYMLNTCTSRIWFVVELCEAIQAKKIELANFELFSSSPKDFSVYISDRFPTRDWSIVGQFAAKDVKDTQSFVLQPHFFGKFIKVELHTYHGSEHFCPVSLFRAYGTSEFEVLETETENQISRETSTDVDDEEDSDEEEPLDVEIGEPPRNLFGSARDAVLSIVKKAAQVLGKSREFTDKNITAIEQSINDDSILGDSFASCTSPKYSILCDSCSAQTFAKVFQLVSCRDHQLNQLLDISFVNRTLKQNGFCRSHAVDIEAFRRSLGLDVEKATNVEFRHSRKKDFLMSIFKLEYIAALCNMLAIKEGKMVVNTSFIANVAVPFNNSKTVSKENASRVHSESVKSFESSSTVSTSNASTSKSASSRDQQKTSQELPKEEPEKLVEASSSSENVASQTKPTLEKEEVKNESSVPVLESSRDTVEETVPVDTLSTDSSTNAGQHAPTKVSEELVSPGTVIENSPQATAPVPVVTNDNNEAPQDDVVADVEPVEARSTPSTVEKVERQGNEQEGKQPEILEQEIKLSSQDSLTLDTLLSDLKDLEGVAVHMQGGSAASASATQSTMNIMPQKESVFLRLSNRIKALERNMSLSGQYLEELSRRYKKQVEEMQRSLERTVSVMSEETKKRDEREMKRAEEIAMLREEIAALSDSVKNLLYDHNSWQGTFAMIGQYVVLLCSQIFVIFLILLYCRSTKQIVGKEKQQLKKEPLRRKSAENFSSHVKKTKKRRPSEIACHITGTYRELMIDERSQSKKERKRKRKKEATSSGIKTILKSETRPNSVVEYPPNSLVYDPLLFHGSQNDSQTCKRPKHVSESPTDWLNNREVKSSVQLTSPCKDDCETESVKSLEFTSPYIEDLNESNSLVANMFPESEKPAKQTMDVLNSNNTGVTVKDSKLSATSFFMKTALSTRRKRKTNSNTVNGDWSRNSSDSNEKSVGASPTPSISLPENVYSDCDTTANGLSVDQSDESRSSSVASMSKRKDRKSTGFRKMVRKFF, from the exons ATGAAGATTCACATAACATTCGTGTACTGGACCCTGCTTTTCATATCGGTCGCCTCCAG TGCCCTCCTCTTCGTCATAGTAGCTTCAGAAAATTCAGAAAGCAATTATTACTCTTCTGTGAGAAAGAATGAATCATCCGAAATTTATGATAACGATACATTGGAGAGCGTAGAGAATGATACTTTGGAGTCGTCCGGTATCCCTGTCGTGAAACTGAAGAATGCTAGGAAATTAGAACCTAATTACGAAGACTATTATCAG GAGCAGATTCCTGAATCTCCTCACAGCTTCGAGACCATAGCAAATAGCGAAACAAAGAGAAAAGAGAATCCTTATAAAGATGTAGATATTGTGGCTGAGAGTCTTCCCCAACAACCCAATCTATCACATGG AATTTCTGGAACGGAACAGGCTGCGGTATTGACTTTGGTGGACACAGCAGCAGCAGAGTTGCAGAGTCTGGTAGACCCAAAATTTACAACAGAATTTTCAAGAGCAAGAATATATGGAAAGAATTCCTCTTTGTTAACGAAAACGACCAAACTTGGGCAAGAAGCGAAGAAGGAGGAGATAGAGATATCGAGCACACCGATGCCATCAACAATTCTAGAAGAGAGTGAAAGGACTAACAAAAGCATCGAAGAAGAATTGCTATCGAATGACGAAAGGACATCTGAAGGAGTGGTGGTGGTGAGGGCTGAACAGGGAGCTATTATCATCGATGAGACAGAGATCCTTGAAAATGAAGATAAAATACTTCCCGAAGAAGTCGCAAAAGTAGATAAAATAGTCACAACAGCTCCTGAGCTCAGCGACTCGGATGTCAAAGGTCGATTAATGGGACACACCAGAGACGAAGCGCCTGCCATCGTTATCGGTGAAGAGATTGTGCCAGTAGGTTCCCCTGATCCGCACGAAGACATTCCATCGTTTAACGAGTGGACGCAGAAGAGGTTGGAGGAGGCTGAGAAGAAGAAAA CTCATTCGAATGCATCGGTTCAAAATTCCGGAACGCCGGCTCGAAGCACGAGTGGAATGAAGGTTCGTTCGAAGAACTATGCTTCCCCAGATTGCGGGGCCAAGATCGTAGCAACAAATCCGGAAGCAAGGAGCGCCAGAAGCGTCCTGGCATCGACCAGGGACGAGTACATGCTGAATACCTGCACGTCTCGCATATGGTTCGTGGTGGAGCTCTGCGAGGCGATTCAAGCGAAGAAAATTGAACTAGCGAACTTCGAGTTGTTCAGTTCATCTCCGAAGGACTTCTCGGTGTACATAAGCGATCGTTTTCCCACGAGAGACTGGAGTATAGTTGGCCAGTTCGCTGCGAAGGATGTGAAGGACACTCAAAGCTTCGTCCTGCAGCCACACTTCTTTGGAAAGTTTATCAAGGTGGAGCTGCATACTTATCACGGGTCTGAACACTTTTGTCCAGTCTCTTTATTTCGCGCTTATGGCACCAGCGAATTCGAGGTCCTGGAGACGGAAACGGAAAACCAAATTTCTAGAGAGACTAGTACGGACGTGGATGACGAAGAGGATAGCGACGAGGAGGAACCTTTAGACGTCGAGATCGGAGAGCCTCCAAGAAACCTATTCGGTAGCGCCAGGGATGCTGTCTTAAGTATAGTGAAGAAGGCGGCCCAGGTGTTAGGAAAGTCGAGAGAATTCACCGACAAGAATATCACCGCGATCGAGCAAAGCATAAACGACGACAGTATCCTCGGAGATTCATTCGCAAGTTGCACCTCGCCGAAGTACTCGATTCTCTGCGACAGTTGCTCAGCGCAGACGTTCGCCAAGGTCTTCCAGTTAGTTAGTTGTAGGGATCATCAGCTGAATCAGTTGCTGGACATCAGCTTTGTAAATAGAACATTAAAGCAGAATGGCTTCTGCAGGAGCCACGCAGTGGATATCGAAGCATTCAGAAGAAGTTTGGGTCTCGATGTCGAGAAAGCTACGAACGTAGAATTCAGACATAGCCGAAAGAAAGATTTCTTGATGTCTATCTTCAAACTTGAATATATCGCAGCGCTTTGCAACATGCTAGCGATAAAAGAGGGTAAAATGGTAGTGAACACGAGCTTCATAGCTAACGTAGCGGTACCGTTTAATAATTCGAAAACTGTTAGCAAGGAGAACGCGTCTCGTGTGCATAGCGAGTCTGTCAAGTCGTTCGAAAGTTCTTCAACTGTGTCCACGTCTAACGCGAGCACTTCTAAGTCAGCATCTTCGCGAGATCAGCAGAAAACTAGTCAGGAATTGCCAAAAGAAGAACCTGAGAAACTGGTCGAGGCTTCTTCGAGTTCGGAGAACGTAGCTTCGCAGACTAAGCCAACGCTGGAGAAAGAGGAGGTGAAGAACGAGTCCTCGGTACCCGTTTTAGAATCTAGCAGAGACACCGTAGAAGAAACAGTTCCTGTCGATACGTTGTCAACCGATTCATCCACAAATGCTGGTCAACACGCGCCCACGAAAGTCTCTGAAGAACTCGTTAGCCCTGGTACTGTGATCGAAAACTCTCCCCAAGCTACTGCCCCCGTACCAGTGGTCACTAACGATAACAATGAAGCACCGCAAGACGATGTAGTCGCTGATGTAGAACCCGTAGAAGCACGGAGTACACCGAGCACCGTAGAGAAAGTGGAACGACAAGGAAACGAACAAGAAGGAAAGCAACCGGAGATCCTGGAGCAAGAAATTAAACTATCCTCTCAGGATTCTTTGACGTTGGACACGTTGTTGTCCGACCTGAAGGATCTAGAAGGGGTAGCAGTGCACATGCAAGGCGGATCAGCAGCTAGCGCGTCTGCGACACAGTCGACAATGAACATCATGCCTCAAAAAGAATCTGTGTTCCTTCGACTGTCTAATAGAATTAAG GCATTAGAGCGGAATATGTCTCTAAGCGGGCAATACTTAGAGGAGCTAAGTCGACGCTACAAGAAGCAGGTCGAGGAGATGCAGAGGTCTCTGGAGCGAACGGTGTCGGTGATGAGCGAGGAGACGAAGAAACGAGACGAGCGTGAGATGAAGAGGGCGGAGGAGATCGCGATGTTGAGAGAAGAGATAGCTGCTCTGTCGGATTCAGTGAAGAACCTTCTGTACGACCACAATAGTTGGCAGGGAACGTTCGCAATGATAGGTCAATACGTAGTTTTACTGTGTTCCCAGATTTTCGtgatattcctgattctattgTATTGTCGGTCGACGAAGCAAATAGTGGGTAAAGAGAAGCAGCAGTTGAAGAAGGAGCCTCTGCGACGTAAGAGCGCGGAGAACTTCAGTTCTCACGTGaagaaaacgaagaaacgtcggcCAAGTGAGATAGCGTGTCACATCACGGGCACGTATCGCGAATTGATGATAGacgagagatcccagtcgaaaaAGGAGAGGAAAAGGAAACGGAAAAAAGAAGCCACAAGCAGCGGCATCAAGACAATTCTAAAAAGCGAGACCAGACCAAATTCAGTCGTAGAATATCCTCCAAATTCTCTCGTGTACGATCCGTTATTGTTCCACGGGTCTCAGAACGATTCTCAAACCTGCAAGAGGCCTAAGCATGTTTCAGAGAGCCCGACCGATTGGTTGAACAATCGCGAGGTGAAATCCAGTGTTCAATTAACTTCGCCGTGTAAGGATGACTGCGAGACGGAATCTGTGAAGAGCTTGGAGTTCACTAGCCCCTACATAGAAGATTTGAATGAGTCTAACTCATTGGTGGCGAATATGTTCCCGGAAAGCGAGAAGCCTGCTAAACAGACGATGGACGTTTTGAATTCGAACAACACCGGCGTCACTGTGAAAGATAGCAAACTAAGCGCCACATCCTTTTTCATGAAAACCGCGCTAAGCacgaggagaaagagaaaaacgaaTTCGAACACTGTGAACGGGGATTGGAGTCGGAATTCGAGCGACTCGAACGAGAAGTCCGTGGGCGCGAGTCCCACGCCTTCGATATCGTTGCCTGAAAACGTTTATAGCGACTGTGATACTACTGCTAACGGTCTATCGGTGGACCAAAGCGACGAGTCTAGGAGCAGTAGCGTGGCGTCGATGTCGAAACGAAAGGACAGGAAGAGTACTGGTTTTCGAAAGATGGTGAGAAAATTTTTTTGA
- the LOC143213595 gene encoding SUN domain-containing ossification factor isoform X2 — protein MKIHITFVYWTLLFISVASSALLFVIVASENSESNYYSSVRKNESSEIYDNDTLESVENDTLESSGIPVVKLKNARKLEPNYEDYYQEQIPESPHSFETIANSETKRKENPYKDVDIVAESLPQQPNLSHGISGTEQAAVLTLVDTAAAELQSLVDPKFTTEFSRARIYGKNSSLLTKTTKLGQEAKKEEIEISSTPMPSTILEESERTNKSIEEELLSNDERTSEGVVVVRAEQGAIIIDETEILENEDKILPEEVAKVDKIVTTAPELSDSDVKGRLMGHTRDEAPAIVIGEEIVPVGSPDPHEDIPSFNEWTQKRLEEAEKKKTHSNASVQNSGTPARSTSGMKVRSKNYASPDCGAKIVATNPEARSARSVLASTRDEYMLNTCTSRIWFVVELCEAIQAKKIELANFELFSSSPKDFSVYISDRFPTRDWSIVGQFAAKDVKDTQSFVLQPHFFGKFIKVELHTYHGSEHFCPVSLFRAYGTSEFEVLETETENQISRETSTDVDDEEDSDEEEPLDVEIGEPPRNLFGSARDAVLSIVKKAAQVLGKSREFTDKNITAIEQSINDDSILGDSFASCTSPKYSILCDSCSAQTFAKVFQLVSCRDHQLNQLLDISFVNRTLKQNGFCRSHAVDIEAFRRSLGLDVEKATNVEFRHSRKKDFLMSIFKLEYIAALCNMLAIKEGKMVVNTSFIANVAVPFNNSKTVSKENASRVHSESVKSFESSSTVSTSNASTSKSASSRDQQKTSQELPKEEPEKLVEASSSSENVASQTKPTLEKEEVKNESSVPVLESSRDTVEETVPVDTLSTDSSTNAGQHAPTKVSEELVSPGTVIENSPQATAPVPVVTNDNNEAPQDDVVADVEPVEARSTPSTVEKVERQGNEQEGKQPEILEQEIKLSSQDSLTLDTLLSDLKDLEGVAVHMQGGSAASASATQSTMNIMPQKESVFLRLSNRIKALERNMSLSGQYLEELSRRYKKQVEEMQRSLERTVSVMSEETKKRDEREMKRAEEIAMLREEIAALSDSVKNLLYDHNSWQGTFAMIGQYVVLLCSQIFVIFLILLYCRSTKQIVGKEKQQLKKEPLRRKSAENFSSHVKKTKKRRPSEIACHITGTYRELMIDERSQSKKERKRKRKKEATSSGIKTILKSETRPNSVVEYPPNSLVYDPLLFHGSQNDSQTCKRPKHVSESPTDWLNNREVKSSVQLTSPCKDDCETESVKSLEFTSPYIEDLNESNSLVANMFPESEKPAKQTMDVLNSNNTGVTVKDSKLSATSFFMKTALSTRRKRKTNSNTVNGDWSRNSSDSNEKSVGASPTPSISLPENVYSDCDTTANGLSVDQSDESRSSSVASMSKRKDRKSTGFRKMNHR, from the exons ATGAAGATTCACATAACATTCGTGTACTGGACCCTGCTTTTCATATCGGTCGCCTCCAG TGCCCTCCTCTTCGTCATAGTAGCTTCAGAAAATTCAGAAAGCAATTATTACTCTTCTGTGAGAAAGAATGAATCATCCGAAATTTATGATAACGATACATTGGAGAGCGTAGAGAATGATACTTTGGAGTCGTCCGGTATCCCTGTCGTGAAACTGAAGAATGCTAGGAAATTAGAACCTAATTACGAAGACTATTATCAG GAGCAGATTCCTGAATCTCCTCACAGCTTCGAGACCATAGCAAATAGCGAAACAAAGAGAAAAGAGAATCCTTATAAAGATGTAGATATTGTGGCTGAGAGTCTTCCCCAACAACCCAATCTATCACATGG AATTTCTGGAACGGAACAGGCTGCGGTATTGACTTTGGTGGACACAGCAGCAGCAGAGTTGCAGAGTCTGGTAGACCCAAAATTTACAACAGAATTTTCAAGAGCAAGAATATATGGAAAGAATTCCTCTTTGTTAACGAAAACGACCAAACTTGGGCAAGAAGCGAAGAAGGAGGAGATAGAGATATCGAGCACACCGATGCCATCAACAATTCTAGAAGAGAGTGAAAGGACTAACAAAAGCATCGAAGAAGAATTGCTATCGAATGACGAAAGGACATCTGAAGGAGTGGTGGTGGTGAGGGCTGAACAGGGAGCTATTATCATCGATGAGACAGAGATCCTTGAAAATGAAGATAAAATACTTCCCGAAGAAGTCGCAAAAGTAGATAAAATAGTCACAACAGCTCCTGAGCTCAGCGACTCGGATGTCAAAGGTCGATTAATGGGACACACCAGAGACGAAGCGCCTGCCATCGTTATCGGTGAAGAGATTGTGCCAGTAGGTTCCCCTGATCCGCACGAAGACATTCCATCGTTTAACGAGTGGACGCAGAAGAGGTTGGAGGAGGCTGAGAAGAAGAAAA CTCATTCGAATGCATCGGTTCAAAATTCCGGAACGCCGGCTCGAAGCACGAGTGGAATGAAGGTTCGTTCGAAGAACTATGCTTCCCCAGATTGCGGGGCCAAGATCGTAGCAACAAATCCGGAAGCAAGGAGCGCCAGAAGCGTCCTGGCATCGACCAGGGACGAGTACATGCTGAATACCTGCACGTCTCGCATATGGTTCGTGGTGGAGCTCTGCGAGGCGATTCAAGCGAAGAAAATTGAACTAGCGAACTTCGAGTTGTTCAGTTCATCTCCGAAGGACTTCTCGGTGTACATAAGCGATCGTTTTCCCACGAGAGACTGGAGTATAGTTGGCCAGTTCGCTGCGAAGGATGTGAAGGACACTCAAAGCTTCGTCCTGCAGCCACACTTCTTTGGAAAGTTTATCAAGGTGGAGCTGCATACTTATCACGGGTCTGAACACTTTTGTCCAGTCTCTTTATTTCGCGCTTATGGCACCAGCGAATTCGAGGTCCTGGAGACGGAAACGGAAAACCAAATTTCTAGAGAGACTAGTACGGACGTGGATGACGAAGAGGATAGCGACGAGGAGGAACCTTTAGACGTCGAGATCGGAGAGCCTCCAAGAAACCTATTCGGTAGCGCCAGGGATGCTGTCTTAAGTATAGTGAAGAAGGCGGCCCAGGTGTTAGGAAAGTCGAGAGAATTCACCGACAAGAATATCACCGCGATCGAGCAAAGCATAAACGACGACAGTATCCTCGGAGATTCATTCGCAAGTTGCACCTCGCCGAAGTACTCGATTCTCTGCGACAGTTGCTCAGCGCAGACGTTCGCCAAGGTCTTCCAGTTAGTTAGTTGTAGGGATCATCAGCTGAATCAGTTGCTGGACATCAGCTTTGTAAATAGAACATTAAAGCAGAATGGCTTCTGCAGGAGCCACGCAGTGGATATCGAAGCATTCAGAAGAAGTTTGGGTCTCGATGTCGAGAAAGCTACGAACGTAGAATTCAGACATAGCCGAAAGAAAGATTTCTTGATGTCTATCTTCAAACTTGAATATATCGCAGCGCTTTGCAACATGCTAGCGATAAAAGAGGGTAAAATGGTAGTGAACACGAGCTTCATAGCTAACGTAGCGGTACCGTTTAATAATTCGAAAACTGTTAGCAAGGAGAACGCGTCTCGTGTGCATAGCGAGTCTGTCAAGTCGTTCGAAAGTTCTTCAACTGTGTCCACGTCTAACGCGAGCACTTCTAAGTCAGCATCTTCGCGAGATCAGCAGAAAACTAGTCAGGAATTGCCAAAAGAAGAACCTGAGAAACTGGTCGAGGCTTCTTCGAGTTCGGAGAACGTAGCTTCGCAGACTAAGCCAACGCTGGAGAAAGAGGAGGTGAAGAACGAGTCCTCGGTACCCGTTTTAGAATCTAGCAGAGACACCGTAGAAGAAACAGTTCCTGTCGATACGTTGTCAACCGATTCATCCACAAATGCTGGTCAACACGCGCCCACGAAAGTCTCTGAAGAACTCGTTAGCCCTGGTACTGTGATCGAAAACTCTCCCCAAGCTACTGCCCCCGTACCAGTGGTCACTAACGATAACAATGAAGCACCGCAAGACGATGTAGTCGCTGATGTAGAACCCGTAGAAGCACGGAGTACACCGAGCACCGTAGAGAAAGTGGAACGACAAGGAAACGAACAAGAAGGAAAGCAACCGGAGATCCTGGAGCAAGAAATTAAACTATCCTCTCAGGATTCTTTGACGTTGGACACGTTGTTGTCCGACCTGAAGGATCTAGAAGGGGTAGCAGTGCACATGCAAGGCGGATCAGCAGCTAGCGCGTCTGCGACACAGTCGACAATGAACATCATGCCTCAAAAAGAATCTGTGTTCCTTCGACTGTCTAATAGAATTAAG GCATTAGAGCGGAATATGTCTCTAAGCGGGCAATACTTAGAGGAGCTAAGTCGACGCTACAAGAAGCAGGTCGAGGAGATGCAGAGGTCTCTGGAGCGAACGGTGTCGGTGATGAGCGAGGAGACGAAGAAACGAGACGAGCGTGAGATGAAGAGGGCGGAGGAGATCGCGATGTTGAGAGAAGAGATAGCTGCTCTGTCGGATTCAGTGAAGAACCTTCTGTACGACCACAATAGTTGGCAGGGAACGTTCGCAATGATAGGTCAATACGTAGTTTTACTGTGTTCCCAGATTTTCGtgatattcctgattctattgTATTGTCGGTCGACGAAGCAAATAGTGGGTAAAGAGAAGCAGCAGTTGAAGAAGGAGCCTCTGCGACGTAAGAGCGCGGAGAACTTCAGTTCTCACGTGaagaaaacgaagaaacgtcggcCAAGTGAGATAGCGTGTCACATCACGGGCACGTATCGCGAATTGATGATAGacgagagatcccagtcgaaaaAGGAGAGGAAAAGGAAACGGAAAAAAGAAGCCACAAGCAGCGGCATCAAGACAATTCTAAAAAGCGAGACCAGACCAAATTCAGTCGTAGAATATCCTCCAAATTCTCTCGTGTACGATCCGTTATTGTTCCACGGGTCTCAGAACGATTCTCAAACCTGCAAGAGGCCTAAGCATGTTTCAGAGAGCCCGACCGATTGGTTGAACAATCGCGAGGTGAAATCCAGTGTTCAATTAACTTCGCCGTGTAAGGATGACTGCGAGACGGAATCTGTGAAGAGCTTGGAGTTCACTAGCCCCTACATAGAAGATTTGAATGAGTCTAACTCATTGGTGGCGAATATGTTCCCGGAAAGCGAGAAGCCTGCTAAACAGACGATGGACGTTTTGAATTCGAACAACACCGGCGTCACTGTGAAAGATAGCAAACTAAGCGCCACATCCTTTTTCATGAAAACCGCGCTAAGCacgaggagaaagagaaaaacgaaTTCGAACACTGTGAACGGGGATTGGAGTCGGAATTCGAGCGACTCGAACGAGAAGTCCGTGGGCGCGAGTCCCACGCCTTCGATATCGTTGCCTGAAAACGTTTATAGCGACTGTGATACTACTGCTAACGGTCTATCGGTGGACCAAAGCGACGAGTCTAGGAGCAGTAGCGTGGCGTCGATGTCGAAACGAAAGGACAGGAAGAGTACTGGTTTTCGAAAGATG AATCATCGTTGA
- the LOC143213599 gene encoding bolA-like protein 2 isoform X2, producing MPYSESHIKNKLTEGLNASHVEVEDQSDGCGAKFSVIVVSDAFEGKPLLQRHRLVNAVLEEELKTIHAFSQKTLTPEQWEKQKS from the exons ATGCCATATTCTGAGAgccacattaaaaataaattaaccgAAGGATTGAACGCTTCGCATGTG GAAGTGGAAGATCAATCTGATGGTTGTGGTGCGAAGTTTTCTGTAATTGTTGTTTCTGATGCATTTGAGGGAAAACCGTTACTCCAACGTCACAG GTTGGTGAACGCAGTGCTGGAAGAGGAGCTGAAAACAATTCATGCGTTTTCCCAGAAAACATTGACACCGGAACAGTGGGAGAAGCAGAAAAGTTAA